From the Scophthalmus maximus strain ysfricsl-2021 chromosome 11, ASM2237912v1, whole genome shotgun sequence genome, one window contains:
- the arfip2a gene encoding arfaptin-2a isoform X3, whose product MADSIMSKAATMEIPINSNGDTGTLTEDDSLEQDLQQVMVSGPNLNETSIVSGGYGGPAGGIIPTSSIKGPAIRFNPEYLDRRRAAAPGPGSSNHNSNSPSEEVTRGVAVEKLDSVKKWGINTYKCTKQMFSERFGRGSRTVDLELEAQIDVLRDTKSKYENILRLATALIDHFHSMVQTQQALGDTFTDLSQKSPELQDEFGYNAETQKLLCKNGEALLGAITFFVSSINTLVNKTMEDTLMTIRLYENARLEFDAYRSDLEELSLGPRDAATMVRIEMAQHDYQIHRDKYERLRSDVTIKLKFLEENKVKVMHKQLLLFHNAISAYFAGNQQQLEQTLIQFNVKLKPPGSDKPSWLEEQ is encoded by the exons ATGGCAGACAGCATCATGAGCAAGGCTGCCACCATGGAGATCCCCATTAACAGCAATGGGGACACGGGGACTCTGACAGAGGATGACAGCCTGGAGCAG GACTTGCAGCAGGTGATGGTTTCCGGACCCAACCTGAATGAAACCAGCATTGTTTCGGGAGGTTATGGAGGACCTGCAGGGGGCATCATTCCAACCAGCTCCATCAAAG GGCCTGCAATTCGCTTCAACCCTGAGTATCTGGACAGAAGACGAGCCGCGGCACCCGGACCAG GGTCATCAAACCATAACTCAAATAGTCCAAGTGAAGAAGTTACCCGAGGTGTGGCGGTGGAGAAACTGGATAGTGTCAAGAAATGGGGCATAAACACATACAAg TGTACCAAGCAGATGTTTTCTGAGCGCTTTGGCCGTGGCTCTCGAACGGTAGACCTGGAACTAGAGGCCCAGATTGACGTGTTGAGAGACACTAAGAGCAAGTATGAAAACATCCTAAGACTGGCCACTGCACTCATTGATCATTTTCATAGCATGGTGCAGACGCAACAGGCTTTAGGAGACACCTTCACCGACCTCAGCCAGAAGTCACCAGAGCTGCAG gatgAATTTGGTTATaatgcagaaacacagaagCTGTTGTGTAAGAATGGCGAGGCTCTGCTAGGCGCCATTACCTTCTTCGTTTCCAGTATCAACACCCTGGTCAACAAAACAATGGAGGATACTTTGATGACCATTAGGCTATATGAAAATGCAAG ACTTGAGTTTGATGCCTACCGATCCGATCTGGAGGAGCTGAGTTTGGGCCCCAGGGATGCAGCGACCATGGTCCGCATTGAGATGGCTCAGCACGACTACCAAATACACAGGGACAAATATGAAAGACTGCGCAGTGATGTCACCATCAAACTCAAATTCCTGGAAGAAAACAAG gtgAAGGTGATGCACAagcagctgctcctcttccacaaTGCGATCTCGGCTTACTTTGCTGgcaaccagcagcagctggaacaaaCTCTAATACAGTTCAACGTGAAGTTAAAGCCCCCAGGATCAGACAAGCCGTCCTGGCTGGAGGAGCAGTAA
- the arfip2a gene encoding arfaptin-2a isoform X6, translating into MVSGPNLNETSIVSGGYGGPAGGIIPTSSIKDIRMKSRGASLPNSQSAASRLAQQTDQRPGSSNHNSNSPSEEVTRGVAVEKLDSVKKWGINTYKCTKQMFSERFGRGSRTVDLELEAQIDVLRDTKSKYENILRLATALIDHFHSMVQTQQALGDTFTDLSQKSPELQDEFGYNAETQKLLCKNGEALLGAITFFVSSINTLVNKTMEDTLMTIRLYENARLEFDAYRSDLEELSLGPRDAATMVRIEMAQHDYQIHRDKYERLRSDVTIKLKFLEENKVKVMHKQLLLFHNAISAYFAGNQQQLEQTLIQFNVKLKPPGSDKPSWLEEQ; encoded by the exons ATGGTTTCCGGACCCAACCTGAATGAAACCAGCATTGTTTCGGGAGGTTATGGAGGACCTGCAGGGGGCATCATTCCAACCAGCTCCATCAAAG ACATTCGCATGAAATCCAGGGGTGCTAGCTTGCCTAACAGCCAGTCTGCAGCCAGTCGACTTGCCCAACAGACAGACCAGCGTCCAG GGTCATCAAACCATAACTCAAATAGTCCAAGTGAAGAAGTTACCCGAGGTGTGGCGGTGGAGAAACTGGATAGTGTCAAGAAATGGGGCATAAACACATACAAg TGTACCAAGCAGATGTTTTCTGAGCGCTTTGGCCGTGGCTCTCGAACGGTAGACCTGGAACTAGAGGCCCAGATTGACGTGTTGAGAGACACTAAGAGCAAGTATGAAAACATCCTAAGACTGGCCACTGCACTCATTGATCATTTTCATAGCATGGTGCAGACGCAACAGGCTTTAGGAGACACCTTCACCGACCTCAGCCAGAAGTCACCAGAGCTGCAG gatgAATTTGGTTATaatgcagaaacacagaagCTGTTGTGTAAGAATGGCGAGGCTCTGCTAGGCGCCATTACCTTCTTCGTTTCCAGTATCAACACCCTGGTCAACAAAACAATGGAGGATACTTTGATGACCATTAGGCTATATGAAAATGCAAG ACTTGAGTTTGATGCCTACCGATCCGATCTGGAGGAGCTGAGTTTGGGCCCCAGGGATGCAGCGACCATGGTCCGCATTGAGATGGCTCAGCACGACTACCAAATACACAGGGACAAATATGAAAGACTGCGCAGTGATGTCACCATCAAACTCAAATTCCTGGAAGAAAACAAG gtgAAGGTGATGCACAagcagctgctcctcttccacaaTGCGATCTCGGCTTACTTTGCTGgcaaccagcagcagctggaacaaaCTCTAATACAGTTCAACGTGAAGTTAAAGCCCCCAGGATCAGACAAGCCGTCCTGGCTGGAGGAGCAGTAA
- the arfip2a gene encoding arfaptin-2a isoform X5, with the protein MADSIMSKAATMEIPINSNGDTGTLTEDDSLEQDLQQVMVSGPNLNETSIVSGGYGGPAGGIIPTSSIKGSSNHNSNSPSEEVTRGVAVEKLDSVKKWGINTYKCTKQMFSERFGRGSRTVDLELEAQIDVLRDTKSKYENILRLATALIDHFHSMVQTQQALGDTFTDLSQKSPELQDEFGYNAETQKLLCKNGEALLGAITFFVSSINTLVNKTMEDTLMTIRLYENARLEFDAYRSDLEELSLGPRDAATMVRIEMAQHDYQIHRDKYERLRSDVTIKLKFLEENKVKVMHKQLLLFHNAISAYFAGNQQQLEQTLIQFNVKLKPPGSDKPSWLEEQ; encoded by the exons ATGGCAGACAGCATCATGAGCAAGGCTGCCACCATGGAGATCCCCATTAACAGCAATGGGGACACGGGGACTCTGACAGAGGATGACAGCCTGGAGCAG GACTTGCAGCAGGTGATGGTTTCCGGACCCAACCTGAATGAAACCAGCATTGTTTCGGGAGGTTATGGAGGACCTGCAGGGGGCATCATTCCAACCAGCTCCATCAAAG GGTCATCAAACCATAACTCAAATAGTCCAAGTGAAGAAGTTACCCGAGGTGTGGCGGTGGAGAAACTGGATAGTGTCAAGAAATGGGGCATAAACACATACAAg TGTACCAAGCAGATGTTTTCTGAGCGCTTTGGCCGTGGCTCTCGAACGGTAGACCTGGAACTAGAGGCCCAGATTGACGTGTTGAGAGACACTAAGAGCAAGTATGAAAACATCCTAAGACTGGCCACTGCACTCATTGATCATTTTCATAGCATGGTGCAGACGCAACAGGCTTTAGGAGACACCTTCACCGACCTCAGCCAGAAGTCACCAGAGCTGCAG gatgAATTTGGTTATaatgcagaaacacagaagCTGTTGTGTAAGAATGGCGAGGCTCTGCTAGGCGCCATTACCTTCTTCGTTTCCAGTATCAACACCCTGGTCAACAAAACAATGGAGGATACTTTGATGACCATTAGGCTATATGAAAATGCAAG ACTTGAGTTTGATGCCTACCGATCCGATCTGGAGGAGCTGAGTTTGGGCCCCAGGGATGCAGCGACCATGGTCCGCATTGAGATGGCTCAGCACGACTACCAAATACACAGGGACAAATATGAAAGACTGCGCAGTGATGTCACCATCAAACTCAAATTCCTGGAAGAAAACAAG gtgAAGGTGATGCACAagcagctgctcctcttccacaaTGCGATCTCGGCTTACTTTGCTGgcaaccagcagcagctggaacaaaCTCTAATACAGTTCAACGTGAAGTTAAAGCCCCCAGGATCAGACAAGCCGTCCTGGCTGGAGGAGCAGTAA
- the arfip2a gene encoding arfaptin-2a isoform X1: MADSIMSKAATMEIPINSNGDTGTLTEDDSLEQDLQQVMVSGPNLNETSIVSGGYGGPAGGIIPTSSIKGPAIRFNPEYLDRRRAAAPGPDIRMKSRGASLPNSQSAASRLAQQTDQRPGSSNHNSNSPSEEVTRGVAVEKLDSVKKWGINTYKCTKQMFSERFGRGSRTVDLELEAQIDVLRDTKSKYENILRLATALIDHFHSMVQTQQALGDTFTDLSQKSPELQDEFGYNAETQKLLCKNGEALLGAITFFVSSINTLVNKTMEDTLMTIRLYENARLEFDAYRSDLEELSLGPRDAATMVRIEMAQHDYQIHRDKYERLRSDVTIKLKFLEENKVKVMHKQLLLFHNAISAYFAGNQQQLEQTLIQFNVKLKPPGSDKPSWLEEQ, encoded by the exons ATGGCAGACAGCATCATGAGCAAGGCTGCCACCATGGAGATCCCCATTAACAGCAATGGGGACACGGGGACTCTGACAGAGGATGACAGCCTGGAGCAG GACTTGCAGCAGGTGATGGTTTCCGGACCCAACCTGAATGAAACCAGCATTGTTTCGGGAGGTTATGGAGGACCTGCAGGGGGCATCATTCCAACCAGCTCCATCAAAG GGCCTGCAATTCGCTTCAACCCTGAGTATCTGGACAGAAGACGAGCCGCGGCACCCGGACCAG ACATTCGCATGAAATCCAGGGGTGCTAGCTTGCCTAACAGCCAGTCTGCAGCCAGTCGACTTGCCCAACAGACAGACCAGCGTCCAG GGTCATCAAACCATAACTCAAATAGTCCAAGTGAAGAAGTTACCCGAGGTGTGGCGGTGGAGAAACTGGATAGTGTCAAGAAATGGGGCATAAACACATACAAg TGTACCAAGCAGATGTTTTCTGAGCGCTTTGGCCGTGGCTCTCGAACGGTAGACCTGGAACTAGAGGCCCAGATTGACGTGTTGAGAGACACTAAGAGCAAGTATGAAAACATCCTAAGACTGGCCACTGCACTCATTGATCATTTTCATAGCATGGTGCAGACGCAACAGGCTTTAGGAGACACCTTCACCGACCTCAGCCAGAAGTCACCAGAGCTGCAG gatgAATTTGGTTATaatgcagaaacacagaagCTGTTGTGTAAGAATGGCGAGGCTCTGCTAGGCGCCATTACCTTCTTCGTTTCCAGTATCAACACCCTGGTCAACAAAACAATGGAGGATACTTTGATGACCATTAGGCTATATGAAAATGCAAG ACTTGAGTTTGATGCCTACCGATCCGATCTGGAGGAGCTGAGTTTGGGCCCCAGGGATGCAGCGACCATGGTCCGCATTGAGATGGCTCAGCACGACTACCAAATACACAGGGACAAATATGAAAGACTGCGCAGTGATGTCACCATCAAACTCAAATTCCTGGAAGAAAACAAG gtgAAGGTGATGCACAagcagctgctcctcttccacaaTGCGATCTCGGCTTACTTTGCTGgcaaccagcagcagctggaacaaaCTCTAATACAGTTCAACGTGAAGTTAAAGCCCCCAGGATCAGACAAGCCGTCCTGGCTGGAGGAGCAGTAA
- the arfip2a gene encoding arfaptin-2a isoform X2 — MADSIMSKAATMEIPINSNGDTGTLTEDDSLEQDLQQVMVSGPNLNETSIVSGGYGGPAGGIIPTSSIKDIRMKSRGASLPNSQSAASRLAQQTDQRPGSSNHNSNSPSEEVTRGVAVEKLDSVKKWGINTYKCTKQMFSERFGRGSRTVDLELEAQIDVLRDTKSKYENILRLATALIDHFHSMVQTQQALGDTFTDLSQKSPELQDEFGYNAETQKLLCKNGEALLGAITFFVSSINTLVNKTMEDTLMTIRLYENARLEFDAYRSDLEELSLGPRDAATMVRIEMAQHDYQIHRDKYERLRSDVTIKLKFLEENKVKVMHKQLLLFHNAISAYFAGNQQQLEQTLIQFNVKLKPPGSDKPSWLEEQ; from the exons ATGGCAGACAGCATCATGAGCAAGGCTGCCACCATGGAGATCCCCATTAACAGCAATGGGGACACGGGGACTCTGACAGAGGATGACAGCCTGGAGCAG GACTTGCAGCAGGTGATGGTTTCCGGACCCAACCTGAATGAAACCAGCATTGTTTCGGGAGGTTATGGAGGACCTGCAGGGGGCATCATTCCAACCAGCTCCATCAAAG ACATTCGCATGAAATCCAGGGGTGCTAGCTTGCCTAACAGCCAGTCTGCAGCCAGTCGACTTGCCCAACAGACAGACCAGCGTCCAG GGTCATCAAACCATAACTCAAATAGTCCAAGTGAAGAAGTTACCCGAGGTGTGGCGGTGGAGAAACTGGATAGTGTCAAGAAATGGGGCATAAACACATACAAg TGTACCAAGCAGATGTTTTCTGAGCGCTTTGGCCGTGGCTCTCGAACGGTAGACCTGGAACTAGAGGCCCAGATTGACGTGTTGAGAGACACTAAGAGCAAGTATGAAAACATCCTAAGACTGGCCACTGCACTCATTGATCATTTTCATAGCATGGTGCAGACGCAACAGGCTTTAGGAGACACCTTCACCGACCTCAGCCAGAAGTCACCAGAGCTGCAG gatgAATTTGGTTATaatgcagaaacacagaagCTGTTGTGTAAGAATGGCGAGGCTCTGCTAGGCGCCATTACCTTCTTCGTTTCCAGTATCAACACCCTGGTCAACAAAACAATGGAGGATACTTTGATGACCATTAGGCTATATGAAAATGCAAG ACTTGAGTTTGATGCCTACCGATCCGATCTGGAGGAGCTGAGTTTGGGCCCCAGGGATGCAGCGACCATGGTCCGCATTGAGATGGCTCAGCACGACTACCAAATACACAGGGACAAATATGAAAGACTGCGCAGTGATGTCACCATCAAACTCAAATTCCTGGAAGAAAACAAG gtgAAGGTGATGCACAagcagctgctcctcttccacaaTGCGATCTCGGCTTACTTTGCTGgcaaccagcagcagctggaacaaaCTCTAATACAGTTCAACGTGAAGTTAAAGCCCCCAGGATCAGACAAGCCGTCCTGGCTGGAGGAGCAGTAA
- the arfip2a gene encoding arfaptin-2a isoform X4: MVSGPNLNETSIVSGGYGGPAGGIIPTSSIKGPAIRFNPEYLDRRRAAAPGPDIRMKSRGASLPNSQSAASRLAQQTDQRPGSSNHNSNSPSEEVTRGVAVEKLDSVKKWGINTYKCTKQMFSERFGRGSRTVDLELEAQIDVLRDTKSKYENILRLATALIDHFHSMVQTQQALGDTFTDLSQKSPELQDEFGYNAETQKLLCKNGEALLGAITFFVSSINTLVNKTMEDTLMTIRLYENARLEFDAYRSDLEELSLGPRDAATMVRIEMAQHDYQIHRDKYERLRSDVTIKLKFLEENKVKVMHKQLLLFHNAISAYFAGNQQQLEQTLIQFNVKLKPPGSDKPSWLEEQ, encoded by the exons ATGGTTTCCGGACCCAACCTGAATGAAACCAGCATTGTTTCGGGAGGTTATGGAGGACCTGCAGGGGGCATCATTCCAACCAGCTCCATCAAAG GGCCTGCAATTCGCTTCAACCCTGAGTATCTGGACAGAAGACGAGCCGCGGCACCCGGACCAG ACATTCGCATGAAATCCAGGGGTGCTAGCTTGCCTAACAGCCAGTCTGCAGCCAGTCGACTTGCCCAACAGACAGACCAGCGTCCAG GGTCATCAAACCATAACTCAAATAGTCCAAGTGAAGAAGTTACCCGAGGTGTGGCGGTGGAGAAACTGGATAGTGTCAAGAAATGGGGCATAAACACATACAAg TGTACCAAGCAGATGTTTTCTGAGCGCTTTGGCCGTGGCTCTCGAACGGTAGACCTGGAACTAGAGGCCCAGATTGACGTGTTGAGAGACACTAAGAGCAAGTATGAAAACATCCTAAGACTGGCCACTGCACTCATTGATCATTTTCATAGCATGGTGCAGACGCAACAGGCTTTAGGAGACACCTTCACCGACCTCAGCCAGAAGTCACCAGAGCTGCAG gatgAATTTGGTTATaatgcagaaacacagaagCTGTTGTGTAAGAATGGCGAGGCTCTGCTAGGCGCCATTACCTTCTTCGTTTCCAGTATCAACACCCTGGTCAACAAAACAATGGAGGATACTTTGATGACCATTAGGCTATATGAAAATGCAAG ACTTGAGTTTGATGCCTACCGATCCGATCTGGAGGAGCTGAGTTTGGGCCCCAGGGATGCAGCGACCATGGTCCGCATTGAGATGGCTCAGCACGACTACCAAATACACAGGGACAAATATGAAAGACTGCGCAGTGATGTCACCATCAAACTCAAATTCCTGGAAGAAAACAAG gtgAAGGTGATGCACAagcagctgctcctcttccacaaTGCGATCTCGGCTTACTTTGCTGgcaaccagcagcagctggaacaaaCTCTAATACAGTTCAACGTGAAGTTAAAGCCCCCAGGATCAGACAAGCCGTCCTGGCTGGAGGAGCAGTAA